The following proteins are co-located in the Acanthochromis polyacanthus isolate Apoly-LR-REF ecotype Palm Island chromosome 7, KAUST_Apoly_ChrSc, whole genome shotgun sequence genome:
- the si:dkey-220o5.5 gene encoding actin filament-associated protein 1-like 2: protein MDKQKVLSKLIWDLQSFLSVLDSENLSYIAQAQKKSISELLCKLQPQDTPVEDAEYMIMSCPSSSPSNEPADIPGTEGVRTSELVSHQDSPVWLRNGGPTVPPLPPGGLGGDEDEDTYEEAEPYVAADTNTEKSDSSHYESYGEDDDEEGEELVKDRAHYIQWSASQPCLRPAPESRLCGYLWRRKWLGQWSKQLFIIRNDALLCYKCARDLLPQMELNLRGCQLVYKSKANRKIQHQLKLIPLGSESLVLGYSSFQQADEWRKVMEELSIGGGLETQSFSSLVKSEQLLSCRSSTVQTDSDEEKPSARCSKDKGFLNVLMNCQWQSLQCRVEAGLLNMFAEEEDDDEEEEEVRKERSPQYTVQLRGCEVRAGPDAERSYRITLSMLGDQVAVLEASSSEEKQRWMKLLQDGAAGHHDNGTQEPTGGALSGLQTRRFPTSNTYMDDPFHLSGTGRDPPIYSNTSVLEHMLQSSQDSVRCSSVSSKDSVTYSNTVLSSHNKKPSEVQRGVQKLELTGRSSVQLRAGSETNLASAGRQNKRTSFRQSLAVCTERAQASFLNPLLRRTASAKNSLRRAPSALFIEHGKVFQRRKEWETKAAA, encoded by the exons TTCTGTCTAAGCTGATCTGGGACCTGCAGTCCTTCCTGTCTGTTCTGGACTCAGAGAATCTGAGCTACATCGCTCAGGCTCAGAAGAAATCCATCTCAGAGCTGCTGTGCAAGCTGCAGCCTCAGGACACTCCAG TGGAGGATGCTGAATACATGATCATGAGCTGTCCATCATCGTCTCCTAGCAACGAGCCGGCAGACATACCTGGGACAG AAGGAGTCCGTACCTCTGAGCTGGTCTCACATCAGGACTCACCTGTCTGGCTGAGGAATGGG GGCCCCACGgtgcctcctcttcctccaggaGGTCTGGGaggtgatgaagatgaagatacGTACGAGGAAGCCGAACCTTACGTGGCCGCCGACACCAACACCG AGAAGTCGGACAGCAGCCACTACGAGTCGTACGGCGAAGACGACGATGAAGAGGGGGAGGAGCTTGTGAAGGACAGGGCCCACTACATCCAATGGAGTGCCTCGCAGCCCTGCCTAAGGCCCGCCCCCGAGTCTCGCCTCTGCGGCTACCTGTGGAGGAGAAAGTGGCTCGGACAGTGGAGCAAACAGCTGTTCATCATCAGGAACGACGCGCTGCTG TGCTATAAATGTGCCCGGGACCTGCTGCCTCAGATGGAGTTGAACCTTCGCGGCTGTCAGCTGGTCTACAAGTCCAAAGCCAACAGGAAGATCCAGCACCAGCTCAAACTAATACCCCTGGGATCCGAGTCGTTGGTTCTGGGCTACAGCAGCTTCCAGCAGGCCGACGAGTGGAGGAAG gtgatggaggagctgagcaTTGGAGGCGGCCTGGAGACTCAAAGTTTCTCTTCTCTGGTTAAATCAGAGCAGCTGCTGTCCTGCAGG TCCAGTACAGTTCAGACCGACTCTGATGAGGAGAAACCTTCAGCTCGCTGCAGCAAAGACAAAG gCTTTCTGAACGTCCTGATGAACTGCCAGTGGCAGAGTCTCCAGTGTCGGGTGGAGGCGGGGCTGCTCAACATGTttgctgaggaggaggatgatgatgaagaggaggaggaggtgaggaaggaaCGGTCGCCTCAGTACACCGTCCAGCTCCGAGGCTGCGAGGTCCGAGCCGGGCCTGACGCCGAGCGCTCCTACAGGATCACACTGAGCATGCTCGGCGACCAGGTGGCCGTGCTGGAGGCGAGCAGCTCGGAGGAGAAGCAGCGATGGATGAAGTTGCTGCAGGACGGAGCTGCCGGTCACCATGACAACGGCACACAGGAGCCCACAGGGGGCGCTCTCAG CGGCCTTCAGACTCGAAGGTTTCCCACCTCCAACACCTACATGGACGACCCGTTCCACCTGAGCGGAACCGGCAGAGACCCGCCCATCTACTCCAACACCTCCGTCCTGGAGCACATG CTCCAAAGCTCTCAGGATTCAGTTCGCTGCAGCTCCGTGTCGTCCAAAGACTCGGTGACCTACAGCAACACCGTCCTCAGCAGCCACA ACAAGAAGCCATCTGAAGTCCAGCGAGGCGTTCAGAAGCTGGAGCTGACTGGGCGGAGCTCCGTACAGCTGAGGGCGGGATCAGAGACCAACCTGGCGTCCGCCGGAAGgcaaaacaaacgcacctcttTTAGACAGTCGCTGGCCGTCTGCACTGAGCGTGCTCAG GCGAGTTTTCTGAACCCTCTGCTGCGACGGACGGCTTCAGCTAAAAACTCTCTGAGACGAGCTCCTTCAGCGCTGTTCATCGAACATGGAAAGGTTTtccagaggaggaag GAATGGGAGACCAAAGCTGCTGCTTGA